From Rhodococcus sp. B7740, one genomic window encodes:
- the uraH gene encoding hydroxyisourate hydrolase, producing the protein MPESTSHVTAHVLDAARGIPAQGVSIVLSDVHGTPVADAVTDEQGRVAALGPSELEPGVYRLTFATGAYFAAQHFECFHPEVLVTFEITASDQHYHIPLLLSPFAFTTYRGS; encoded by the coding sequence ATGCCTGAGTCGACGAGCCACGTGACCGCTCACGTGCTCGATGCAGCGAGAGGCATTCCTGCGCAGGGTGTCTCGATCGTACTGTCCGATGTCCACGGCACCCCCGTCGCCGACGCGGTCACCGACGAGCAAGGACGCGTCGCCGCGCTCGGTCCCAGCGAACTCGAACCGGGCGTCTACCGCCTGACTTTTGCAACCGGCGCGTACTTCGCCGCCCAGCACTTCGAGTGCTTCCACCCCGAGGTTCTCGTCACTTTCGAGATCACCGCATCCGACCAGCACTACCACATCCCACTTCTGTTGAGCCCGTTCGCTTTCACCACCTATCGAGGGAGCTAG
- the pucL gene encoding factor-independent urate hydroxylase has protein sequence MTIVLGANQYGKAECRLVRIDRETPRHRITDVSVTSQLRGDLEAVHTEGDNAHVVATDTQKNTVYAFARDGIGAIENFALRLGAHFTDSFDWITGGRWEIEQYSWSRIADGEDGYDHSFVKAGDEKRNTIVTVDGDNISIVSGISDLVVLNSTASEFWGYPKDRYTTLKETTDRILATSVSARWRYLTTELDFDKTFDDVRSIMLDAFASTHSLALQQSLFQMGKQVLEAHPEIGEIKFSMPNIHHFLVDLEPFGLDNPGEVFYVADRPYGLIEATVQRDDAPDAGRAWDTVPGFC, from the coding sequence ATGACCATCGTGCTCGGAGCAAACCAGTACGGCAAAGCCGAATGCAGACTCGTCCGCATCGACCGCGAGACGCCCCGCCACCGGATCACCGACGTCAGCGTCACCTCGCAGCTGCGCGGAGATCTCGAGGCCGTCCACACCGAGGGCGACAACGCCCACGTCGTCGCGACCGACACCCAGAAGAACACCGTCTATGCCTTCGCCCGCGACGGCATCGGGGCGATCGAGAACTTCGCTCTGCGCCTCGGCGCGCACTTCACCGACAGCTTCGACTGGATCACCGGCGGCCGCTGGGAGATCGAGCAGTACTCCTGGTCGCGAATCGCCGACGGTGAAGACGGATACGACCACTCGTTCGTCAAGGCCGGCGACGAGAAGCGGAACACGATCGTGACGGTCGATGGCGACAACATCTCCATCGTCTCCGGAATCAGCGATCTCGTGGTCCTCAACTCGACGGCGTCGGAGTTCTGGGGGTACCCGAAGGACCGCTACACGACGCTGAAGGAAACCACCGACCGCATTCTGGCCACCTCGGTCAGCGCCCGCTGGCGGTATCTCACCACCGAGCTCGATTTCGACAAGACCTTCGACGACGTCCGCTCGATCATGCTCGACGCCTTCGCCTCCACTCACTCTCTTGCGTTGCAGCAGAGCCTGTTCCAGATGGGCAAGCAGGTTCTCGAGGCACACCCGGAGATCGGCGAGATCAAGTTCTCGATGCCCAACATCCATCACTTCCTCGTCGACCTCGAGCCGTTCGGACTCGACAACCCCGGTGAGGTCTTCTACGTCGCGGATCGCCCCTACGGTCTGATCGAGGCCACGGTGCAGCGCGACGATGCCCCGGACGCAGGCCGCGCCTGGGATACCGTGCCCGGATTCTGCTAG
- a CDS encoding nucleobase:cation symporter-2 family protein, whose amino-acid sequence MKLTKRTAAKTHAPHDPARPEDERLSIGRSYLYGLQHILTMYGGVIAPPLIVGGAAGLTGTEIALLVSAALFVSGAATLLQTLGVPYFGAKLPLVQGISFASVSTMVAIASGPGGLNSVFGAIIAAGAIGILITPFFSKIVRFFPPVVTGTIITVIGISLLPVAVRWAMGGDQQATDWGSMSNIGLAAFSLVVVLLVSRLVQGTLSRLSILIGIIVGTVFAVLVGKADFSGVGDGAIFSLPEPFAFGAPTFQIAAILSMVVVILVIMTETTADILAVGEIVGTDVDARRVGDGLRADMVATTIAPVFGTFPASAFAQNVGLVAVTGIKSRYVVAAGGSVLLFLGLFPILGLVVASVPLPVLGGAGIVLFGSVAASGIRTLSKVEFDGNLNLVIVAVAIGFGVIPIAVPGFYAAFPDWVHVVLDSGISAASIVAVLLNIAFNVVTIGQKASPSVVTAAPPVATRHHQ is encoded by the coding sequence ATGAAGCTGACGAAACGCACTGCGGCCAAGACCCATGCACCGCACGACCCCGCCCGTCCCGAGGACGAGCGGTTGTCGATCGGTAGGTCGTATCTCTACGGATTGCAGCACATCCTGACGATGTACGGCGGCGTGATAGCACCACCTCTGATCGTCGGCGGCGCAGCGGGGTTGACCGGCACCGAGATCGCGCTGTTGGTCTCGGCCGCGTTGTTCGTCAGCGGAGCGGCCACCCTGCTGCAGACCTTGGGAGTGCCGTACTTCGGCGCAAAACTCCCTCTGGTGCAGGGCATTTCGTTCGCCTCGGTGTCGACGATGGTGGCCATCGCAAGTGGGCCGGGCGGATTGAACTCGGTGTTCGGAGCCATCATCGCCGCCGGTGCCATCGGCATCCTCATCACCCCGTTCTTCAGCAAGATCGTTCGCTTCTTCCCACCGGTGGTGACCGGCACGATCATCACCGTCATCGGTATCTCGCTACTGCCCGTTGCTGTTCGGTGGGCGATGGGCGGTGATCAGCAGGCCACCGACTGGGGCTCGATGTCCAACATCGGTCTCGCGGCGTTCAGCCTCGTGGTGGTTCTGCTCGTCAGCCGACTGGTGCAGGGCACACTGTCGCGGCTGTCGATCCTCATCGGCATCATCGTCGGCACGGTGTTCGCGGTCCTGGTCGGCAAGGCCGACTTCTCCGGTGTCGGTGACGGTGCCATCTTCAGCCTCCCCGAGCCGTTCGCGTTCGGAGCACCGACCTTCCAGATCGCGGCGATCCTGTCGATGGTGGTCGTCATCCTCGTCATCATGACCGAGACCACCGCGGACATCCTGGCCGTCGGCGAGATCGTCGGCACCGACGTCGATGCCCGACGCGTCGGCGACGGGTTGCGTGCGGATATGGTGGCCACCACCATCGCTCCCGTCTTCGGCACGTTCCCCGCCAGTGCGTTCGCCCAGAATGTCGGTCTGGTGGCGGTCACCGGAATCAAGAGTCGCTACGTCGTCGCCGCCGGCGGCTCGGTGCTGCTGTTCCTCGGACTCTTTCCCATCCTCGGTCTGGTCGTCGCATCGGTTCCGTTGCCGGTACTCGGCGGCGCGGGCATCGTGTTGTTCGGCTCGGTGGCCGCCAGCGGCATCAGGACTCTGTCCAAGGTGGAGTTCGACGGCAATCTCAACCTCGTCATCGTGGCCGTCGCCATCGGCTTCGGCGTCATCCCCATCGCGGTACCGGGCTTCTATGCAGCCTTCCCCGACTGGGTCCACGTGGTACTCGACTCGGGCATCAGTGCCGCGAGCATCGTCGCGGTCCTGCTGAACATCGCCTTCAACGTCGTCACGATCGGCCAGAAGGCCTCACCCTCGGTGGTGACCGCGGCTCCACCGGTGGCGACGCGGCATCACCAGTAG
- a CDS encoding allophanate hydrolase-related protein has translation MTELFCNGGAMRGGSLHHNVSSHPFVGTVRTTPNYRFFSVRDEFPALLLDHTAGAAIEGELYDIPLDDIRTAFLPDEPPELELTVVALEDGRSVLGVGLRPGVLDAQPDELTDITYTGSWRRYRGLPQPQN, from the coding sequence ATGACGGAGCTTTTCTGCAACGGTGGTGCGATGCGGGGCGGCAGCCTGCACCACAACGTCTCGTCCCACCCGTTCGTCGGGACAGTGCGCACCACACCGAACTACCGCTTCTTCTCGGTACGAGACGAATTCCCCGCGCTGCTGCTCGACCACACCGCAGGTGCGGCCATCGAGGGCGAGCTCTACGACATTCCGCTCGACGACATCCGCACGGCGTTCCTGCCGGACGAACCGCCGGAGCTCGAACTCACCGTGGTCGCGCTCGAGGACGGGCGCTCGGTCCTCGGCGTCGGCCTCCGCCCCGGGGTGCTCGATGCACAACCGGACGAGCTGACCGACATCACCTACACCGGCAGCTGGCGCAGGTACCGCGGCCTGCCGCAACCTCAGAACTGA
- a CDS encoding IclR family transcriptional regulator, producing the protein MRGGTVAAGGGVQSVERAFELLDIMAASGGSIGISELAEGTDLPMPTVHRLIGTLVSLGYVRRLPSRRYALGTKLIRLGDSASKLIGGWAKPYLAELVRITHETSNMAFLEDDMAVYVAQVPSEHAMRMFNEVGQRVLPHSTGVGKALLAQLDDDAVRAIVGRLGMAPRTVNTITTLDALLEDLAVIRQRGYAIDDGEQEVGVRCFAVPVIGAPTLTAMSIAGPTARVTLESAEQFVPLLISAAERLAKDLAGNNPAP; encoded by the coding sequence ATGCGAGGTGGGACTGTGGCGGCAGGTGGCGGGGTGCAGTCCGTGGAGCGCGCATTCGAGCTGCTCGACATCATGGCCGCCTCGGGCGGATCCATCGGGATCAGCGAACTCGCCGAGGGAACCGATCTGCCGATGCCGACCGTGCATCGACTGATCGGGACCCTCGTCTCGCTCGGCTACGTCAGGCGGCTGCCGTCCCGTCGATACGCATTGGGCACCAAGCTCATTCGGCTCGGTGACAGCGCCTCCAAACTGATCGGCGGATGGGCCAAGCCGTACCTGGCCGAGCTGGTCCGGATCACGCACGAGACGTCGAACATGGCGTTCCTCGAAGACGACATGGCGGTCTACGTAGCGCAGGTGCCGTCCGAACACGCCATGAGAATGTTCAACGAGGTGGGACAGCGGGTGCTGCCGCACTCCACCGGCGTCGGCAAAGCTCTCCTCGCGCAGTTGGACGACGACGCCGTCCGCGCGATCGTCGGCCGCCTCGGTATGGCACCCCGCACCGTCAACACCATCACCACGCTGGACGCGTTACTCGAAGATCTTGCGGTGATTCGCCAACGCGGCTACGCGATCGACGACGGCGAGCAGGAAGTGGGCGTGCGCTGCTTCGCCGTACCGGTGATCGGTGCACCCACGCTGACGGCGATGTCCATCGCCGGACCCACCGCGCGAGTCACGCTCGAATCGGCCGAACAGTTCGTACCCCTGCTGATCTCGGCCGCCGAGCGACTGGCGAAAGATCTCGCGGGCAACAACCCCGCACCCTAG
- a CDS encoding spermidine synthase, with protein MGRKRASAPSGSLQPGVFEIDSGTCELVRDAFSDDGWVVNVNDVPSSHIDMNDPTVLEFEYMRWISGLVRAQWDSTFPLRALHLGGGACTLARSFTAEFPGARQVVVELDGKLSELVREWFDLPRAPLLRIRVGEARAVTETLSENSRDLIVRDVFAGAVTPAPLLTAEFTAQVRRVLAPGGMYVVNCGDRRDLSLAKQEASTLRSVFPHLAIVADPAMLKGRRYGNIIIAGSDVPIGDSPSLARELLGGAVPAHVWLTEQVESFARDARILKD; from the coding sequence ATGGGTAGGAAGCGCGCGTCGGCACCGTCCGGCTCTTTGCAACCCGGAGTGTTCGAGATCGATTCGGGCACCTGTGAACTGGTCCGCGACGCCTTCTCCGACGACGGCTGGGTCGTCAATGTCAACGACGTCCCGAGTTCGCACATCGACATGAACGACCCCACCGTCCTCGAATTCGAGTACATGCGATGGATCTCCGGACTGGTTCGCGCTCAGTGGGATTCGACCTTCCCGCTACGAGCGCTGCACCTCGGGGGTGGGGCGTGCACACTGGCGCGTTCCTTCACCGCCGAATTCCCCGGTGCGCGTCAGGTGGTCGTGGAACTCGACGGCAAGCTCTCGGAGCTGGTACGCGAATGGTTCGATCTGCCGCGGGCACCTCTCCTTCGCATCCGAGTCGGTGAGGCGAGGGCGGTCACCGAGACCTTGAGCGAGAACAGTCGCGACCTGATCGTGCGAGATGTGTTCGCCGGGGCGGTCACTCCGGCCCCGCTGCTGACCGCCGAGTTCACCGCCCAGGTTCGACGCGTCCTCGCACCCGGCGGCATGTACGTCGTCAATTGCGGTGATCGACGCGATCTTTCGCTCGCGAAGCAGGAGGCGTCGACTCTTCGCAGTGTCTTTCCGCATCTGGCGATCGTCGCCGATCCGGCGATGCTCAAGGGCAGGCGCTACGGCAACATCATCATCGCGGGCAGCGATGTGCCGATCGGGGATTCCCCCTCGTTGGCTCGCGAACTGCTCGGCGGCGCGGTTCCGGCTCATGTGTGGCTGACCGAGCAGGTCGAGTCCTTCGCTCGCGATGCGAGAATTCTGAAAGACTAG
- the uraD gene encoding 2-oxo-4-hydroxy-4-carboxy-5-ureidoimidazoline decarboxylase — protein MESTFRIAESGTDAAVVELNAASDADAARRLSLCLDVPRWVEGVLSARPFTDTQALRHAIRHAARPLTAEEVGRALAVHPRIGERPDGRDASSEYASAEQSGVDISDASIEQRLRAGNVAYENRFGQVFLIRAAGRDAHAVLDALHGRLGNDSETEAAVVEHELREIAEIRATGGLGDA, from the coding sequence GTGGAATCAACATTTCGTATAGCGGAATCAGGAACCGACGCTGCAGTCGTCGAGCTGAACGCGGCCTCCGACGCCGATGCGGCACGCAGGCTGTCACTGTGCCTGGACGTACCCCGCTGGGTAGAGGGGGTTCTGAGCGCCCGCCCGTTCACCGACACACAGGCCCTGCGTCACGCCATCCGTCACGCTGCCCGACCATTGACGGCCGAGGAGGTGGGGCGAGCACTCGCCGTGCATCCGCGTATCGGGGAAAGACCCGACGGCCGCGACGCAAGTTCGGAGTACGCGAGCGCCGAGCAATCCGGCGTCGACATCTCCGACGCGAGCATCGAACAACGGCTACGAGCAGGAAACGTGGCCTACGAGAACCGATTCGGACAGGTGTTTCTGATCAGGGCCGCAGGCCGGGATGCCCACGCGGTTCTCGACGCTCTACACGGCAGGCTCGGCAACGACTCCGAGACCGAGGCCGCCGTCGTCGAACACGAGCTTCGCGAGATAGCCGAGATTCGCGCGACAGGAGGCCTCGGCGATGCCTGA
- a CDS encoding cupin domain-containing protein — MTSLPHWALGLDLAPHPEGGWFRETWRSEVTIPQEFLPDGYPGPRAAGTAILFLLMPGQQSAWHTVRGTEMWLYHRGSPVQLDLGGAGDEPGTVTSLLVAPDAPQQIVPPSVWQRARPVGDEPSLVSCTVTPGFDFEDFRLQGSANG; from the coding sequence ATGACGTCGCTGCCTCACTGGGCTCTCGGCCTGGACCTCGCACCCCATCCCGAGGGTGGTTGGTTCCGCGAGACCTGGCGCAGCGAGGTCACCATCCCGCAGGAGTTCCTGCCCGACGGCTATCCCGGTCCGCGCGCGGCAGGCACGGCGATCCTGTTCCTGCTCATGCCCGGCCAGCAGTCGGCGTGGCACACCGTCCGCGGGACCGAGATGTGGCTGTATCACCGCGGTAGTCCGGTGCAGCTCGACCTCGGCGGCGCAGGGGACGAGCCGGGAACCGTGACTTCGCTGCTGGTCGCACCGGACGCGCCGCAGCAGATCGTGCCGCCCTCGGTGTGGCAGCGGGCGCGTCCGGTGGGCGACGAGCCGAGTCTGGTCAGCTGTACCGTCACGCCGGGATTCGATTTCGAGGACTTTCGGCTCCAGGGGTCCGCGAATGGGTAG